The Musa acuminata AAA Group cultivar baxijiao chromosome BXJ2-2, Cavendish_Baxijiao_AAA, whole genome shotgun sequence genome has a segment encoding these proteins:
- the LOC135605567 gene encoding uncharacterized protein LOC135605567 encodes MPSHEMDAKTDSEVTSNATSSPARPVYYVQSPSRDSHDGEKTTTTTTSFNSSPALSPPRSHSSVGRHSRESSSSRFSGSLKPAGARKISPHDGGGRGSRRRGGKTWKECAVIEEEGLLDGEEDDAGVPRRCYFLGFVLAFFLLFSFFALILGGASRNQRPRIIMKSITFDNFIIQAGTDASLVPTDMATLNSTLKFTYRNTGSFFGVHVTSTPIDLNYYQLTLASGNMNDFYQSRKSKRDLRVVVKGHQVPLYGGGSSLSSSEGKTSGPVGMTLGFTVRSRAYVLGKLVKPKFYSNVQCSVTMDQTKLSTPVSLKNSCRYS; translated from the exons ATGCCAAGCCACGAGATGGACGCGAAGACCGACTCCGAGGTGACGAGCAACGCCACGTCGTCCCCGGCTCGGCCGGTTTACTACGTGCAGAGCCCGTCGCGCGACTCCCACGACGGcgagaagacgacgacgacgacgacgtccTTCAACTCCAGCCCGGCGCTGTCTCCGCCACGCTCCCACTCCTCCGTCGGCCGCCATTCCCGGGAGTCGTCCTCGAGCCGGTTCTCGGGATCGCTGAAGCCGGCCGGGGCCAGGAAGATCTCGCCCCACGACGGGGGCGGAAGGGGCAGTCGCCGTCGAGGCGGCAAGACGTGGAAGGAATGCGCGGTGATCGAGGAGGAGGGACTGCTGGACGGCGAGGAGGACGACGCGGGCGTTCCTCGTAGGTGTTACTTCCTCGGCTTCGTCctcgccttcttcctcctcttctccttcttcgccTTGATTCTTGGGGGCGCGAGCCGCAACCAAAGGCCTCGTATCATCATGAAG AGCATCACATTCGACAACTTCATCATCCAAGCCGGCACCGACGCGTCGCTGGTGCCGACCGACATGGCCACGCTGAACTCGACCCTCAAGTTCACGTACCGTAACACCGGCAGCTTCTTCGGCGTCCACGTGACCTCCACCCCCATAGATCTCAACTACTACCAACTCACATTGGCTTCCGGAAAC ATGAACGACTTCTACCAATCAAGGAAGAGCAAGAGGGACCTCAGAGTGGTGGTGAAAGGGCACCAGGTTCCTCTCTACGGCGGTGGTTCAAGCCTTAGCAGCTCGGAGGGGAAGACGAGCGGGCCCGTGGGGATGACCCTCGGCTTCACGGTCAGATCACGAGCTTATGTGCTGGGAAAGCTCGTCAAGCCCAAGTTCTACAGCAACGTGCAGTGCTCAGTCACCATGGACCAGACCAAGCTCAGCACTCCAGTCTCCCTAAAGAACTCTTGCCGGTACAGTTAA